The following are encoded together in the Flavobacterium sp. TR2 genome:
- the miaB gene encoding tRNA (N6-isopentenyl adenosine(37)-C2)-methylthiotransferase MiaB yields the protein MEKIIEESKQGESLVLENKPENTKKLFIESYGCAMNFSDSEVVASILSDGGYNTTSVLEEADLVLVNTCSIRDKAEQTIRKRLEKYNAVKRTNPKMKVGVLGCMAERLKSQFLEEEKIVDLVVGPDAYKDLPNLLAEVEEGRDAINVILSKEETYGDISPVRLMSNGITALVSITRGCDNMCTFCVVPFTRGRERSREPQSIMAEIQDLWSKGYKEVTLLGQNVDSYLWYGGGLKKDFVNASEMQKATAVDFDQLLEMVAAGFPKMRIRFSTSNPQDMHESILHVIAKYPNICKHIHLPVQSGSNRILKEMNRLHSREEYMALIDKIRAIVPDASISQDMIAGFPTETEEDHQDTLSLMEYVKYNFGYMYSYSERPGTLAGRKMKDDVEEETKARRLQEIVDLQQKHAWFRSEEFVGKTVEVLVEKVSKKSKDEFSGRNSQSITVVFPKENYKIGDFVNVKITSCTSGTLKGEAIGLSSMN from the coding sequence ATGGAAAAGATTATTGAAGAAAGCAAACAAGGCGAAAGTCTTGTTCTAGAAAATAAACCTGAGAATACTAAAAAACTTTTTATAGAAAGCTATGGCTGTGCGATGAACTTTTCAGACAGTGAAGTCGTGGCTTCCATTTTGTCTGACGGAGGATATAATACAACTTCGGTTCTTGAAGAAGCCGATTTGGTTTTGGTGAACACTTGCTCTATTAGAGACAAAGCCGAACAGACTATTCGTAAACGTCTTGAAAAATACAACGCTGTTAAACGTACAAATCCAAAAATGAAAGTTGGTGTTTTGGGATGTATGGCAGAGCGTTTGAAAAGCCAGTTTTTAGAAGAAGAAAAAATCGTTGATCTTGTTGTTGGTCCTGATGCTTACAAAGATCTTCCGAATTTATTGGCCGAAGTGGAAGAAGGACGTGATGCCATTAATGTAATTTTATCAAAAGAAGAAACTTACGGAGATATTTCGCCTGTTCGTTTAATGAGCAACGGAATCACGGCATTAGTTTCAATTACTCGCGGATGTGATAATATGTGCACGTTCTGCGTTGTACCTTTTACACGCGGACGCGAGCGTAGCCGTGAGCCGCAAAGCATTATGGCTGAAATTCAGGATTTATGGAGCAAAGGCTATAAAGAAGTTACACTTTTGGGGCAAAACGTTGACAGCTATCTTTGGTATGGCGGCGGTTTGAAAAAAGATTTTGTGAACGCTTCTGAAATGCAAAAAGCCACTGCTGTTGATTTTGACCAATTATTAGAAATGGTTGCAGCTGGTTTCCCTAAAATGCGTATTCGGTTTTCAACATCAAATCCACAGGATATGCACGAAAGCATTTTGCACGTTATTGCAAAATATCCAAACATTTGCAAACACATTCACTTACCAGTTCAATCTGGAAGCAATAGAATTTTAAAAGAAATGAATCGTCTTCACAGCCGTGAAGAATATATGGCTTTGATCGACAAAATTAGAGCAATTGTTCCAGACGCTTCTATTTCGCAAGATATGATTGCCGGCTTCCCAACAGAAACCGAAGAAGATCATCAAGACACTTTGAGCTTAATGGAATATGTAAAATACAACTTCGGTTATATGTATTCGTATTCTGAACGCCCTGGGACTTTGGCCGGAAGAAAAATGAAAGACGATGTTGAAGAAGAAACTAAGGCTCGAAGATTACAGGAAATTGTCGATTTGCAGCAAAAACACGCTTGGTTTAGAAGCGAAGAATTTGTTGGAAAAACAGTGGAAGTTTTAGTTGAAAAAGTTTCTAAGAAATCGAAAGATGAATTCTCTGGAAGAAATTCTCAAAGCATAACGGTAGTTTTCCCAAAAGAAAATTACAAAATTGGAGATTTCGTCAACGTAAAAATTACAAGCTGTACGAGCGGAACTTTAAAGGGTGAAGCTATTGGTTTGAGCAGCATGAATTAA
- the topA gene encoding type I DNA topoisomerase produces MAKNLVIVESPAKAKTIEKFLGNDFQVESSYGHIADLPSKEIGVDVENGFKPKYEVSPDKKALVTKLKSLSKNAETVWLASDEDREGEAISWHLAEELKLDRKKTKRIVFHEITKSAILKAIDNPREIDYNLVNAQQARRVLDRLVGYELSPVLWRKIKGGLSAGRVQSVSVRLIVEREREIQNFNAVATYSIVAEFVNEAGKAFKAKLPKNFNTKKEAEDFLNQNIGSKYKVADLETKPTKKSPTAPFTTSTLQQEAARKLYLPVGITMQLAQRLYEAGLITYMRTDSVNLSKEAMDAAEAEIIKSYGKEFSKPRIFANKNKGAQEAHEAIRPTDMSRHSVNIDRDQARLYDLIWKRTLASQMSDAQLERTNVKIEADNHDEIFTASGEVLLFEGFLKVYLEGHDDDEEEQEGMLPALKVNEKLDNNYITATKRYSRPPARYTEASLVKKLEELGIGRPSTYAPTISTIINRNYVEKGTLEGVERNYTQLTLQNNKVGEKLLKENTGSDKGKLVPTDIGTIVTDFLVKNFGNILDYNFTAKVEQDFDEIAEGNIDWAKMMQDFYNQFHPNVKEVEANAERESGERILGKDADGRQVSVRLGKFGPMAQIGEADDEDKKFASLMADQNIGNITLEEALNLFLLPKSLGEYKGEEVEVNNGRYGPYVRHGSVFISLPRGEDPLNVSKERAQELIDEKALADAPIAVYKGEAVQKGVGRFGPFIKWNGLFVNVNKKYNFDNLSQADVEELIEEKLQKNIDKVIHNWEEEGIVVEKARWGRSVILKGKIKIELGKDVDATKLTLAQVQEMIEAKTPAKKTAAKKTTTAKKAPAKKTAAKKK; encoded by the coding sequence ATGGCAAAGAATTTAGTAATAGTGGAGTCACCTGCAAAGGCGAAAACGATCGAGAAATTTCTTGGAAACGATTTTCAGGTGGAGTCAAGTTATGGACACATAGCCGACTTACCATCAAAGGAAATAGGAGTAGATGTAGAAAATGGTTTTAAACCAAAATATGAAGTTTCTCCCGATAAAAAAGCCTTGGTAACAAAACTAAAATCACTTTCTAAGAATGCCGAAACGGTTTGGTTAGCGAGCGATGAGGACCGCGAGGGAGAGGCTATTTCATGGCACTTGGCGGAAGAACTGAAACTGGATAGAAAAAAGACTAAACGTATTGTTTTTCATGAGATTACAAAATCTGCGATTCTTAAAGCAATAGACAATCCAAGAGAAATAGATTATAACTTGGTAAACGCACAGCAGGCACGTCGTGTTTTAGATCGTTTGGTAGGTTACGAATTATCTCCTGTTTTATGGAGAAAAATCAAAGGAGGTCTTTCTGCTGGTCGTGTGCAGTCAGTTTCTGTACGTCTGATTGTAGAAAGAGAGCGCGAGATTCAAAATTTCAACGCAGTAGCAACTTATTCAATTGTTGCAGAATTTGTAAACGAAGCAGGAAAAGCTTTCAAGGCAAAATTGCCTAAAAACTTCAATACTAAAAAAGAAGCCGAAGATTTCTTAAATCAAAATATCGGTTCTAAATATAAGGTAGCCGATTTAGAAACTAAACCTACCAAAAAATCTCCAACAGCACCTTTTACAACATCTACGTTACAGCAGGAAGCGGCAAGAAAATTATACTTGCCTGTTGGAATTACAATGCAATTAGCGCAGCGTTTGTACGAAGCGGGACTTATTACTTATATGAGAACTGACTCGGTGAATCTTTCAAAAGAGGCAATGGATGCGGCTGAAGCTGAAATCATAAAGTCATACGGAAAGGAATTCTCTAAACCGAGAATTTTTGCCAATAAAAATAAAGGGGCGCAAGAAGCGCACGAGGCAATTCGTCCTACGGATATGTCGCGCCATTCGGTGAATATCGATCGCGATCAAGCTCGTTTGTACGATTTGATCTGGAAAAGAACTTTGGCTTCGCAAATGAGCGATGCGCAGCTAGAAAGAACGAATGTAAAAATTGAGGCAGATAATCACGACGAAATTTTTACAGCTTCTGGAGAAGTATTGCTTTTTGAAGGTTTCTTAAAAGTGTATTTAGAAGGTCACGATGACGATGAAGAAGAGCAAGAAGGGATGCTTCCGGCTTTAAAAGTGAACGAAAAACTGGACAATAACTATATTACAGCCACAAAACGATATTCAAGGCCGCCAGCACGTTATACAGAGGCGTCTTTAGTTAAAAAATTAGAGGAGCTTGGAATTGGCCGTCCTTCGACTTACGCGCCAACTATTTCGACAATTATCAATAGAAATTATGTTGAAAAAGGAACTCTTGAAGGCGTAGAGCGCAATTATACGCAGCTTACTTTGCAGAATAATAAAGTAGGTGAGAAGTTGCTTAAAGAAAATACAGGTTCTGATAAAGGAAAATTAGTTCCAACAGATATCGGAACAATTGTTACCGACTTCTTAGTAAAGAATTTTGGAAACATCTTAGATTATAATTTTACTGCGAAAGTTGAGCAGGATTTTGACGAAATTGCCGAAGGAAATATAGATTGGGCAAAAATGATGCAAGATTTCTACAACCAATTCCATCCAAACGTAAAAGAAGTTGAAGCTAATGCTGAACGCGAAAGTGGGGAAAGAATTTTAGGAAAAGATGCTGATGGAAGACAAGTTTCTGTTCGTTTAGGGAAGTTCGGGCCAATGGCTCAGATTGGAGAAGCAGATGATGAAGATAAAAAGTTTGCCAGTTTAATGGCTGATCAAAATATTGGAAACATTACACTTGAAGAGGCTTTGAATTTGTTCTTGCTTCCGAAAAGTTTAGGGGAATATAAAGGAGAAGAAGTTGAAGTGAATAATGGCCGTTACGGTCCTTATGTTCGTCACGGAAGCGTTTTTATTTCATTGCCGAGAGGAGAAGATCCGCTTAATGTTTCTAAAGAAAGAGCACAAGAATTAATTGATGAAAAAGCACTTGCTGATGCGCCAATTGCAGTTTACAAAGGAGAAGCTGTTCAAAAAGGAGTGGGACGTTTTGGACCATTCATTAAATGGAACGGACTTTTTGTGAATGTAAACAAGAAATACAATTTTGATAATCTTTCTCAAGCTGATGTTGAGGAGTTAATTGAAGAAAAACTTCAGAAAAACATCGATAAAGTTATTCATAATTGGGAAGAAGAAGGAATAGTAGTAGAAAAAGCTCGTTGGGGGCGCTCTGTAATCCTGAAAGGGAAAATTAAAATTGAATTAGGTAAAGATGTTGATGCAACAAAATTAACATTGGCGCAGGTTCAAGAAATGATCGAAGCAAAAACGCCAGCAAAGAAAACTGCTGCTAAAAAAACAACAACGGCTAAAAAAGCTCCAGCTAAAAAAACAGCTGCTAAAAAGAAATAA
- a CDS encoding formimidoylglutamase, producing MEFDFLEPVNDGIIKFVGALSSQELGSKVVFHTQDQFPDIEQINIAIIGVLEDRTNINMINEVNLSAVRKKLYGMFPGNWDASIADLGDILAGASVEDTYFALKKVTAALIKNKVIPIVLGGSQDLTYALYRAYDDLEQMVNLVAVDNKFDFGKENESVSANSYLTKIIIDEPNNLFNFCNIGYQTYYNSQEEIDLIEKLFFDAYRLGEISNKITLAEPVFRDADLVSIDLNSVKSSASGNMVSFEPNGFNGKEICALARYAGISDKVSAFGVFNHNSTLAESVIIAQIVWYFIEGYHYRSKEYPFGSRANYLKYIVPLDDEELIFYKSDKTDRWWIEIPYESNGHNKLKRNTLLPCSYDEYLSACNQELPERWWKAQRKNAL from the coding sequence ATGGAATTTGATTTTCTAGAACCAGTTAATGACGGAATTATAAAATTCGTCGGTGCACTGTCTTCACAAGAGCTTGGGAGTAAAGTTGTTTTTCATACCCAAGATCAGTTTCCTGATATTGAGCAGATTAATATCGCTATCATTGGTGTTTTAGAAGATCGTACAAACATCAATATGATTAACGAAGTTAATCTTTCTGCTGTGCGTAAAAAGCTTTATGGTATGTTTCCGGGTAATTGGGATGCTTCAATTGCAGACTTAGGAGATATACTTGCAGGGGCTTCTGTAGAGGATACTTATTTCGCATTAAAGAAGGTTACGGCTGCATTAATTAAGAATAAAGTCATTCCTATAGTCCTGGGAGGTTCTCAGGATTTGACCTATGCTTTGTACCGTGCTTACGATGATTTAGAGCAAATGGTAAATTTGGTTGCCGTCGATAATAAATTTGATTTTGGTAAAGAAAATGAGTCAGTTTCTGCTAATTCCTATCTGACTAAAATTATTATTGATGAACCTAATAACCTTTTCAACTTCTGTAATATAGGATATCAGACTTATTATAATTCGCAAGAAGAAATCGATTTGATCGAAAAATTGTTTTTTGATGCTTATAGATTAGGTGAAATTTCAAACAAAATTACTTTGGCTGAGCCAGTTTTTAGAGATGCCGACTTGGTGAGTATCGATTTGAATTCTGTAAAGTCTTCTGCTTCAGGGAATATGGTTAGTTTTGAGCCAAACGGATTCAACGGAAAAGAGATTTGTGCTTTGGCTAGATATGCTGGCATTAGCGATAAAGTTTCTGCTTTTGGAGTTTTTAATCACAATAGCACATTGGCCGAATCGGTTATTATTGCTCAGATTGTGTGGTATTTTATTGAAGGATATCATTATCGTTCAAAAGAATATCCATTTGGAAGCAGGGCAAACTACTTAAAGTATATAGTGCCGTTGGATGATGAAGAGTTGATATTTTATAAAAGCGATAAAACTGACCGTTGGTGGATAGAAATTCCATATGAATCAAATGGTCACAATAAACTGAAAAGAAATACGTTATTACCGTGTTCTTATGATGAATATTTGTCGGCTTGCAATCAAGAATTGCCAGAAAGATGGTGGAAAGCGCAACGAAAAAATGCTTTATAG
- the gldK gene encoding gliding motility lipoprotein GldK produces the protein MKKFIAFAAMLTLVIGCGKSGDKGELVGVTGGKWHPEKPYGMTLVPGGSFIMGKSDADLANVEDAPTKTVTVRSFYMDETEITNSEYRQFVEWVKDSTMRVRLAILADETGQKATDGKGKKGGSIADYAFNDSDPEKMTAYDKYMYDNYYSVGTKDDPYAGRKLNRKVKLIKDTKAYPDEYYAEVMDSMYLPIEESYNGLRTIDVNKLKFRYSWMDIQAAAKAKVGKRSDFVKTEQVNVYPDTAVWIKDFAYSYNEPMHNDYFWHKAYGDYPVVGVTWKQAKAFCAWRTLNKNSYIKSKKKGRDLVNSFRLPTEAEWEYAARGGLESATYPWGGPYTKSDRGCFLANFKPSRGDYAADEALYTVEAKSYDVNGYGLYNMAGNVSEWTDSAYNPNAYEYVSTMNPNVIDGKNQRKVVRGGSWKDVAYFLQVSTRDHEYADSARSYIGFRTVQDYMGTQVTGNRKK, from the coding sequence ATGAAGAAGTTTATTGCATTTGCAGCAATGTTAACACTAGTAATCGGCTGTGGTAAGTCAGGTGACAAAGGTGAGTTAGTCGGTGTTACAGGAGGGAAATGGCATCCTGAGAAGCCTTATGGAATGACATTAGTTCCTGGTGGGTCTTTTATTATGGGTAAATCAGACGCTGATTTAGCTAACGTAGAAGATGCTCCAACTAAAACTGTAACTGTTCGTTCATTTTATATGGATGAAACTGAGATTACAAATAGTGAATATCGTCAATTTGTGGAGTGGGTAAAAGACTCTACAATGAGAGTTCGTTTAGCCATCTTAGCAGACGAGACAGGGCAAAAAGCTACTGATGGAAAAGGTAAAAAAGGCGGAAGTATTGCTGATTACGCTTTTAATGATTCTGATCCAGAAAAAATGACAGCTTATGATAAATATATGTACGATAACTACTATAGTGTAGGTACAAAAGATGATCCGTATGCTGGAAGAAAATTAAATAGAAAAGTTAAGTTAATTAAAGATACAAAAGCATATCCAGATGAGTATTACGCTGAAGTAATGGATTCTATGTATTTGCCAATTGAAGAATCATACAATGGTTTAAGAACAATTGATGTAAATAAATTGAAATTCCGTTATTCTTGGATGGATATTCAAGCTGCTGCAAAAGCAAAAGTTGGAAAAAGAAGTGACTTCGTAAAAACTGAGCAGGTAAATGTTTATCCTGACACTGCAGTTTGGATTAAAGATTTCGCTTATTCATATAATGAGCCAATGCACAATGATTATTTTTGGCACAAGGCTTACGGAGATTATCCAGTAGTGGGTGTGACTTGGAAACAAGCTAAAGCATTCTGCGCTTGGAGAACTTTGAACAAAAACAGCTACATTAAATCTAAGAAAAAAGGACGTGATTTAGTAAACTCTTTCAGATTGCCAACTGAGGCAGAGTGGGAGTATGCTGCTAGAGGAGGTCTGGAGTCTGCAACTTACCCATGGGGAGGTCCTTATACGAAGAGTGATAGAGGTTGTTTCTTAGCAAACTTCAAACCAAGTAGAGGAGATTATGCTGCTGATGAGGCTCTTTACACGGTTGAAGCTAAATCATACGATGTAAATGGTTACGGATTATACAATATGGCAGGAAACGTTTCTGAGTGGACAGATTCAGCTTATAATCCAAACGCTTACGAATATGTGTCTACAATGAACCCGAACGTAATCGATGGTAAAAACCAAAGAAAAGTAGTTCGTGGAGGTTCTTGGAAAGACGTTGCTTATTTCCTACAGGTAAGCACACGTGATCACGAATATGCTGATTCTGCTAGAAGTTATATCGGATTCAGAACTGTACAAGATTACATGGGTACTCAAGTTACAGGAAACAGAAAAAAGTAA
- the gldL gene encoding gliding motility protein GldL, which produces MALLSKKAMNFAYGMGAAVVIVGALFKITHFEIGPLTGTVMLSVGLVTEALIFALSAFEPVEEELDWTLVYPELANGQARERKPKAESQADAQGLLSQKLDTLLKEAKIDGELMSSLGNSIKNFESAAKGIAPTVDSIAGQKKYSEELSVAAAQMESLNSLYKVQLESASRNAEANKEIAENASKLKEQMASMTANIASLNSVYGGMLSAMSNKG; this is translated from the coding sequence ATGGCATTATTAAGTAAAAAAGCAATGAATTTCGCTTATGGTATGGGAGCGGCAGTGGTAATCGTTGGAGCTTTATTCAAAATTACTCACTTTGAGATTGGACCATTAACAGGTACAGTTATGCTTTCAGTAGGATTGGTGACTGAGGCGTTAATTTTTGCACTTTCTGCTTTCGAACCAGTTGAAGAAGAACTAGATTGGACTCTAGTTTACCCAGAATTAGCTAACGGACAAGCTAGAGAAAGAAAACCTAAAGCTGAATCTCAAGCTGATGCTCAAGGATTATTATCTCAAAAATTAGACACATTATTAAAAGAAGCTAAAATTGACGGTGAATTAATGTCAAGTTTAGGAAACAGCATCAAAAACTTCGAATCTGCTGCTAAAGGAATTGCTCCAACTGTAGATTCAATCGCTGGACAAAAGAAATATTCTGAAGAATTATCTGTTGCTGCTGCTCAAATGGAATCATTAAACAGTTTATATAAAGTACAATTAGAAAGTGCTTCTAGAAACGCTGAAGCTAACAAAGAAATTGCTGAAAACGCTTCTAAATTGAAAGAGCAAATGGCATCTATGACTGCAAACATTGCTTCTTTAAACAGCGTTTACGGTGGTATGCTTTCTGCAATGAGTAACAAAGGATAA
- the gldM gene encoding gliding motility protein GldM, which translates to MAGGKLTPRQKMINLMYLVFIAMLAMNVSKEVISAFGLMNEKFEGANKTSTETNAGLLTSLDQKAAEAKGEFAIAAVTAHKVETITKEFYDYIGTLKAQAVKGFEVDKATGKMPYESMDRGDNIDDWFTGDGYTKKGNEIIAKIEKYKADIKAALGTDKKYAAIIAEVEKKFDVSDVKNKEGLKEKYLAYHFKGFPAIASAAKLSAWQNDVKKTETDVYNSALGKAAVAAASYSNYQAIVVLDKNAYFQGEKVTGKVVLGRYDENTTPTSFQGPGQIVNGQAVISLTAGGVGEQDINGQFTFLEDGKNIPLKFSGKYVVVPRPNAATISADKMNVVYRGVVNPISVSFAGVDANKIVASAPGLSSAGKPGKYNMSPGQGTETTISVTGTLPNGDKVTDKKTFRIKGIPGPTGTIRGEMGVVKGPKSNLEIATIGAKLLDFDFEVGLDVVGFNMKIAGQPTVVVTGNKMNAQCKQVLSRAGKGDQVTISEIKTKLVGAGSYLLPRTAPVIYEIQ; encoded by the coding sequence ATGGCAGGAGGAAAATTAACCCCTAGACAGAAGATGATTAACCTGATGTATCTGGTTTTCATCGCAATGTTAGCAATGAACGTATCAAAAGAAGTTATTTCTGCTTTTGGTTTGATGAATGAAAAATTTGAAGGTGCAAATAAAACATCAACAGAGACAAATGCAGGTTTATTAACTTCTTTGGATCAAAAAGCTGCTGAAGCAAAAGGAGAATTTGCGATTGCTGCAGTAACAGCTCACAAAGTTGAGACAATTACAAAAGAATTTTATGATTATATAGGTACTCTAAAAGCTCAGGCTGTAAAAGGTTTTGAAGTTGATAAAGCAACAGGAAAAATGCCTTATGAGTCTATGGATAGAGGTGATAATATCGACGACTGGTTTACAGGAGACGGTTACACTAAAAAAGGTAACGAAATTATCGCTAAAATCGAAAAATATAAAGCTGATATCAAAGCTGCTTTAGGAACAGATAAAAAATACGCAGCTATTATTGCTGAGGTTGAAAAGAAATTTGATGTTTCTGATGTAAAAAATAAAGAAGGTCTTAAAGAAAAATACTTAGCGTACCACTTTAAAGGATTCCCAGCTATTGCATCTGCTGCTAAACTTTCAGCTTGGCAGAATGATGTTAAAAAAACTGAAACAGACGTTTACAACAGTGCGTTAGGTAAAGCTGCAGTTGCTGCTGCTTCTTACAGCAACTACCAAGCAATTGTTGTTTTAGATAAAAATGCTTATTTCCAAGGTGAAAAAGTTACTGGTAAAGTTGTTTTAGGTCGTTATGATGAAAACACTACACCAACTTCTTTCCAAGGTCCTGGACAAATCGTAAACGGACAAGCTGTTATCTCTTTAACTGCTGGTGGAGTTGGAGAACAAGATATCAACGGACAATTTACTTTCTTAGAGGATGGAAAAAATATTCCTTTAAAATTCTCTGGAAAATATGTTGTAGTTCCAAGACCAAACGCTGCTACAATTTCTGCTGATAAAATGAACGTAGTATATAGAGGAGTTGTTAACCCAATCTCTGTATCTTTTGCTGGTGTTGATGCTAACAAAATTGTTGCTAGCGCGCCAGGTTTATCTTCAGCTGGAAAACCAGGAAAATATAACATGAGCCCAGGTCAAGGTACTGAAACTACAATTTCTGTAACAGGTACTTTACCAAACGGTGACAAAGTAACTGATAAGAAAACATTCAGAATTAAAGGTATTCCTGGTCCAACAGGAACAATTAGAGGTGAGATGGGAGTTGTTAAAGGTCCTAAATCTAACTTAGAGATTGCTACTATTGGAGCTAAACTTCTTGATTTTGATTTTGAAGTTGGTTTAGATGTTGTTGGATTCAATATGAAGATTGCTGGACAGCCTACGGTTGTTGTTACAGGAAACAAAATGAATGCGCAATGCAAACAAGTACTTTCAAGAGCAGGTAAAGGAGACCAAGTTACTATTTCTGAAATTAAAACTAAACTTGTTGGAGCTGGTAGTTATTTATTGCCAAGAACTGCTCCTGTAATTTACGAAATACAATAA